The Caenorhabditis elegans chromosome II genome has a segment encoding these proteins:
- the ampd-1 gene encoding AMP deaminase (Confirmed by transcript evidence): MPKDTNGVHFFNPAADNSDEETTAASPSSDVARPNPLDSAREYGMNNLPPDITEAQIETVDSELFDSGPFKKNFAFGNADHSTASPFEISTTPIEVNESRAHKTIEISNREKGAKSRRWSCLARLESQNDGCLSPSSLKSVLDEIQTEPRCKSPQHIDLHTFRDAVDVNYQRMAITGEELSGVPLEDLKTASGHLIEALHLRSKYMERIGNQFPSTTRNFLSGHYPANLPKHRVKNTETTQVLFHPPSVPDLEAVQTSFNPPDPPKDHWGKNDPLPKYEKIYHLRRNRGVTEICNDDGSIDQQFKNVNVTKEEFLNDTEKLTAMIVDGPLKSFCFRRLSYLENKFQLHVLLNELRELHEQKGVSHRDFYNIRKVDTHIHAASSMNQKHLLRFIKKKIKTEADTVVLNNNGTKVTMKEVFKKMGIDAYDLSVDMLDVHADRNTFHRFDKFNTKYNPVGESTLREIFIKTDNYVGGKYFADLLKEVLSDLEDSKYQHAEPRLSIYGRSKNEWDNLAKWALTHDVWSPNARWLVQIPRLYDVYRAKNMVKNFDDMLDNLFTPLFEVTNDPSSHPELHLFLQQISGIDSVDDESKHEFVNFDRSTPCPPEYTDLENPPYNYYLFYMYRNICALNAFRRARGLNTFALRPHCGEAGHVSHLLTGYLTSESIAHGILLRKVPVLQYLYYLTQIGIAMSPLSNNSLFISYQRNPLPEYLQKGLNVSLSTDDPLQFHYTKEALMEEFSIAAQVWKLSSCDMCELARNSVMQSGFEDKVKIHWLGPNYKEEGVLGNDIHRTNVPDIRVSFRHEALVDELYNLFRVQNTLKQ; the protein is encoded by the exons AAATGCAGACCACTCGACAGCTTCACCATTCGAAATCTCAACCACTCCGATTGAAGTTAACGAATCTCGTGCTCACAAAACTATTGAGATCTCGAACCG TGAGAAGGGCGCAAAATCAAGACGATGGTCTTGCCT agCACGCCTGGAATCTCAAAACGACGGATGTCTGTCTCCATCATCACTGAAATCGGTGCTCGACGAGATTCAAACGGAGCCAAGATGCAAGTCACCACAGCATATTGATCTGCACACTTTCag AGATGCTGTTGATGTGAACTACCAACGGATGGCTATCACTGGAGAAGAACTCAGTGGAGTACCTCTGGAGGATCTCAAAACCGCTTCCGGACATCTCATCGAGGCTCTTCATCTCCGCTCGAAGTACATGGAACGTATTGGAAATCAGTTCCCATCAACGACTCGCAACTTCCTCAGTGGACATTACCCGGCGAACTTGCCAAAGCATCGTGTCAAGAATACGGAAACAA CCCAAGTTCTATTCCATCCGCCCAGCGTGCCGGATTTGGAGG CCGTCCAGACATCATTCAATCCACCAGATCCGCCAAAGGATCATTGGGGAAAAAATGATCCGCTGCCAAAGTATGAGAAAATCTATCATTTGAGACGTAATCGTGGAGTG actgaaaTTTGCAATGACGATGGCTCAATTGATCagcaattcaaaaatgttaatgtGACGAAGGAGGAGTTCTTAAATGACACTGAAAAGCTGACAGCAATGATTGTTGATGGTCCACT taaatcaTTCTGCTTCCGTCGACTTTCCTACCTTGAAAACAAGTTTCAACTTCATGTTCTTCTCAACGAACTTCGTGAGCTTCATGAGCAGAAGGGGGTGTCGCATCGAGACTTCTATAACATCAGAAAGGTAGACACTCACATCCACGCCGCATCATCAATGAATCAGAAACATTTGCTCCGTTTCATCAAGAAGAAGATAAAGACTGAAGCTGACACGGTTGTTCTGAATAACAATGGAACAAAGGTTACAATGAAGGAAGTATTCAAGAAGATGGGAATTGATGCCTACGATTTGTCAGTTGATATGCTTGATGTTCATGCTGATCGTAATACATTCCATCGTTTCGATAAGTTCAACACAAAGTATAATCCAGTTGGAGAATCTACTCTCCGCGagattttcatcaaaactgACAATTATGTCGGTGGAAAatactttgccgatttgctcaAGGAGGTGTTGTCGGACCTCGAGGATAGCAAGTATCAGCACGCGGAGCCAAgattgtcgatttacggaaggAGCAAGAACGAATGGGACAACCTTGCGAAATGGGCGCTCACACATGATGTATGGAGCCCGAACGCTAGATGGCTCGTTCAGATTCCTCGACTCTA cgacgTCTATCGTGCAAAGAATATGGTAAAGAATTTTGACGATATGCTTGATAACCTGTTCACCCCGTTATTCGAAGTCACCAACGATCCATCGTCTCATCCAGAGCTTCATCTCTTCCTTcagcaaatttccggaattgattCAGTTGATGATGAGAGCAAGCATGAATTTGTTAAT TTCGATCGTTCAACACCTTGCCCACCAGAGTACACTGACTTGGAGAATCCACCATACAACTATTATCTCTTCTACATGTACCGCAACATTTGCGCCTTGAATGCATTCCGCCGTGCTCGTGGACTCAACACCTTTGCACTTCGTCCACATTGTGGAGAGGCTGGCCACGTTTCGCATCTGCTCACCGGATACCTGACCAGTGAAAGTATTGCTCACGGAATTCTTCTCCGCAAGGTGCCAGTTCTTCAGTATTTGTATTATTTGACGCAAATTGGAATCGCCATGTCACCACTGTCCAACAATTCGTTGTTCATCAGTTACCAGCGGAATCCTTTGCCAGAATATCTGCAAAAAGGACTGAATGTCTCTCTGTCCACTGATGATCCACTCCAGTTCCACTACACCAAGGAAGCATTGATGGAAGAATTCTCGATTGCTGCTCAAGTTTGGAAGCTCAGCTCATGTGATATGTGTGAGCTCGCGAGAAATAGTGTCATGCAGAGTGGATTTGAAGATAAG GTCAAAATTCACTGGCTCGGACCAAATTACAAAGAAGAAGGAGTTCTTGGCAACGATATCCACCGTACCAATGTTCCAGATATTCGTGTCAGCTTCCGTCACGAGGCTCTGGTTGATGAGCTTTACAACCTCTTCCGTGTACAAAATACTCTCAAACAGTAG
- the ampd-1 gene encoding AMP deaminase (Confirmed by transcript evidence) translates to MPKDTNGVHFFNPAADNSDEETTAASPSSDVARPNPLDSAREYGMKTVDSELFDSGPFKKNFAFGNADHSTASPFEISTTPIEVNESRAHKTIEISNRDKPAPTTGEKPAKKKVEVAKDQKNRRMTVAHVNMGIANKGSTAVVGDDFWSPQNSEKKALKHRARLESQNDGCLSPSSLKSVLDEIQTEPRCKSPQHIDLHTFRDAVDVNYQRMAITGEELSGVPLEDLKTASGHLIEALHLRSKYMERIGNQFPSTTRNFLSGHYPANLPKHRVKNTETTVQTSFNPPDPPKDHWGKNDPLPKYEKIYHLRRNRGVTEICNDDGSIDQQFKNVNVTKEEFLNDTEKLTAMIVDGPLKSFCFRRLSYLENKFQLHVLLNELRELHEQKGVSHRDFYNIRKVDTHIHAASSMNQKHLLRFIKKKIKTEADTVVLNNNGTKVTMKEVFKKMGIDAYDLSVDMLDVHADRNTFHRFDKFNTKYNPVGESTLREIFIKTDNYVGGKYFADLLKEVLSDLEDSKYQHAEPRLSIYGRSKNEWDNLAKWALTHDVWSPNARWLVQIPRLYDVYRAKNMVKNFDDMLDNLFTPLFEVTNDPSSHPELHLFLQQISGIDSVDDESKHEFVNFDRSTPCPPEYTDLENPPYNYYLFYMYRNICALNAFRRARGLNTFALRPHCGEAGHVSHLLTGYLTSESIAHGILLRKVPVLQYLYYLTQIGIAMSPLSNNSLFISYQRNPLPEYLQKGLNVSLSTDDPLQFHYTKEALMEEFSIAAQVWKLSSCDMCELARNSVMQSGFEDKVKIHWLGPNYKEEGVLGNDIHRTNVPDIRVSFRHEALVDELYNLFRVQNTLKQ, encoded by the exons AAATGCAGACCACTCGACAGCTTCACCATTCGAAATCTCAACCACTCCGATTGAAGTTAACGAATCTCGTGCTCACAAAACTATTGAGATCTCGAACCG TGATAAGCCCGCACCGACCACCGGAGAAAAACCTGCCAAAAAGAAAGTGGAAGTTGCAAAGgatcagaaaaatcgacgaatgACCGTGGCTCATGTCAATATGGGAATAGCCAATAAAGGATCAACTGCAGTGGTTGGAGATGACTTTTGGTCGCCTCaaaattcggagaaaaaaGCTTTAAAGCACAG agCACGCCTGGAATCTCAAAACGACGGATGTCTGTCTCCATCATCACTGAAATCGGTGCTCGACGAGATTCAAACGGAGCCAAGATGCAAGTCACCACAGCATATTGATCTGCACACTTTCag AGATGCTGTTGATGTGAACTACCAACGGATGGCTATCACTGGAGAAGAACTCAGTGGAGTACCTCTGGAGGATCTCAAAACCGCTTCCGGACATCTCATCGAGGCTCTTCATCTCCGCTCGAAGTACATGGAACGTATTGGAAATCAGTTCCCATCAACGACTCGCAACTTCCTCAGTGGACATTACCCGGCGAACTTGCCAAAGCATCGTGTCAAGAATACGGAAACAA CCGTCCAGACATCATTCAATCCACCAGATCCGCCAAAGGATCATTGGGGAAAAAATGATCCGCTGCCAAAGTATGAGAAAATCTATCATTTGAGACGTAATCGTGGAGTG actgaaaTTTGCAATGACGATGGCTCAATTGATCagcaattcaaaaatgttaatgtGACGAAGGAGGAGTTCTTAAATGACACTGAAAAGCTGACAGCAATGATTGTTGATGGTCCACT taaatcaTTCTGCTTCCGTCGACTTTCCTACCTTGAAAACAAGTTTCAACTTCATGTTCTTCTCAACGAACTTCGTGAGCTTCATGAGCAGAAGGGGGTGTCGCATCGAGACTTCTATAACATCAGAAAGGTAGACACTCACATCCACGCCGCATCATCAATGAATCAGAAACATTTGCTCCGTTTCATCAAGAAGAAGATAAAGACTGAAGCTGACACGGTTGTTCTGAATAACAATGGAACAAAGGTTACAATGAAGGAAGTATTCAAGAAGATGGGAATTGATGCCTACGATTTGTCAGTTGATATGCTTGATGTTCATGCTGATCGTAATACATTCCATCGTTTCGATAAGTTCAACACAAAGTATAATCCAGTTGGAGAATCTACTCTCCGCGagattttcatcaaaactgACAATTATGTCGGTGGAAAatactttgccgatttgctcaAGGAGGTGTTGTCGGACCTCGAGGATAGCAAGTATCAGCACGCGGAGCCAAgattgtcgatttacggaaggAGCAAGAACGAATGGGACAACCTTGCGAAATGGGCGCTCACACATGATGTATGGAGCCCGAACGCTAGATGGCTCGTTCAGATTCCTCGACTCTA cgacgTCTATCGTGCAAAGAATATGGTAAAGAATTTTGACGATATGCTTGATAACCTGTTCACCCCGTTATTCGAAGTCACCAACGATCCATCGTCTCATCCAGAGCTTCATCTCTTCCTTcagcaaatttccggaattgattCAGTTGATGATGAGAGCAAGCATGAATTTGTTAAT TTCGATCGTTCAACACCTTGCCCACCAGAGTACACTGACTTGGAGAATCCACCATACAACTATTATCTCTTCTACATGTACCGCAACATTTGCGCCTTGAATGCATTCCGCCGTGCTCGTGGACTCAACACCTTTGCACTTCGTCCACATTGTGGAGAGGCTGGCCACGTTTCGCATCTGCTCACCGGATACCTGACCAGTGAAAGTATTGCTCACGGAATTCTTCTCCGCAAGGTGCCAGTTCTTCAGTATTTGTATTATTTGACGCAAATTGGAATCGCCATGTCACCACTGTCCAACAATTCGTTGTTCATCAGTTACCAGCGGAATCCTTTGCCAGAATATCTGCAAAAAGGACTGAATGTCTCTCTGTCCACTGATGATCCACTCCAGTTCCACTACACCAAGGAAGCATTGATGGAAGAATTCTCGATTGCTGCTCAAGTTTGGAAGCTCAGCTCATGTGATATGTGTGAGCTCGCGAGAAATAGTGTCATGCAGAGTGGATTTGAAGATAAG GTCAAAATTCACTGGCTCGGACCAAATTACAAAGAAGAAGGAGTTCTTGGCAACGATATCCACCGTACCAATGTTCCAGATATTCGTGTCAGCTTCCGTCACGAGGCTCTGGTTGATGAGCTTTACAACCTCTTCCGTGTACAAAATACTCTCAAACAGTAG
- the ampd-1 gene encoding AMP deaminase (Confirmed by transcript evidence) codes for MPKDTNGVHFFNPAADNSDEETTAASPSSDVARPNPLDSAREYGMKTVDSELFDSGPFKKNFAFGNADHSTASPFEISTTPIEVNESRAHKTIEISNRARLESQNDGCLSPSSLKSVLDEIQTEPRCKSPQHIDLHTFRDAVDVNYQRMAITGEELSGVPLEDLKTASGHLIEALHLRSKYMERIGNQFPSTTRNFLSGHYPANLPKHRVKNTETTVQTSFNPPDPPKDHWGKNDPLPKYEKIYHLRRNRGVTEICNDDGSIDQQFKNVNVTKEEFLNDTEKLTAMIVDGPLKSFCFRRLSYLENKFQLHVLLNELRELHEQKGVSHRDFYNIRKVDTHIHAASSMNQKHLLRFIKKKIKTEADTVVLNNNGTKVTMKEVFKKMGIDAYDLSVDMLDVHADRNTFHRFDKFNTKYNPVGESTLREIFIKTDNYVGGKYFADLLKEVLSDLEDSKYQHAEPRLSIYGRSKNEWDNLAKWALTHDVWSPNARWLVQIPRLYDVYRAKNMVKNFDDMLDNLFTPLFEVTNDPSSHPELHLFLQQISGIDSVDDESKHEFVNFDRSTPCPPEYTDLENPPYNYYLFYMYRNICALNAFRRARGLNTFALRPHCGEAGHVSHLLTGYLTSESIAHGILLRKVPVLQYLYYLTQIGIAMSPLSNNSLFISYQRNPLPEYLQKGLNVSLSTDDPLQFHYTKEALMEEFSIAAQVWKLSSCDMCELARNSVMQSGFEDKVKIHWLGPNYKEEGVLGNDIHRTNVPDIRVSFRHEALVDELYNLFRVQNTLKQ; via the exons AAATGCAGACCACTCGACAGCTTCACCATTCGAAATCTCAACCACTCCGATTGAAGTTAACGAATCTCGTGCTCACAAAACTATTGAGATCTCGAACCG agCACGCCTGGAATCTCAAAACGACGGATGTCTGTCTCCATCATCACTGAAATCGGTGCTCGACGAGATTCAAACGGAGCCAAGATGCAAGTCACCACAGCATATTGATCTGCACACTTTCag AGATGCTGTTGATGTGAACTACCAACGGATGGCTATCACTGGAGAAGAACTCAGTGGAGTACCTCTGGAGGATCTCAAAACCGCTTCCGGACATCTCATCGAGGCTCTTCATCTCCGCTCGAAGTACATGGAACGTATTGGAAATCAGTTCCCATCAACGACTCGCAACTTCCTCAGTGGACATTACCCGGCGAACTTGCCAAAGCATCGTGTCAAGAATACGGAAACAA CCGTCCAGACATCATTCAATCCACCAGATCCGCCAAAGGATCATTGGGGAAAAAATGATCCGCTGCCAAAGTATGAGAAAATCTATCATTTGAGACGTAATCGTGGAGTG actgaaaTTTGCAATGACGATGGCTCAATTGATCagcaattcaaaaatgttaatgtGACGAAGGAGGAGTTCTTAAATGACACTGAAAAGCTGACAGCAATGATTGTTGATGGTCCACT taaatcaTTCTGCTTCCGTCGACTTTCCTACCTTGAAAACAAGTTTCAACTTCATGTTCTTCTCAACGAACTTCGTGAGCTTCATGAGCAGAAGGGGGTGTCGCATCGAGACTTCTATAACATCAGAAAGGTAGACACTCACATCCACGCCGCATCATCAATGAATCAGAAACATTTGCTCCGTTTCATCAAGAAGAAGATAAAGACTGAAGCTGACACGGTTGTTCTGAATAACAATGGAACAAAGGTTACAATGAAGGAAGTATTCAAGAAGATGGGAATTGATGCCTACGATTTGTCAGTTGATATGCTTGATGTTCATGCTGATCGTAATACATTCCATCGTTTCGATAAGTTCAACACAAAGTATAATCCAGTTGGAGAATCTACTCTCCGCGagattttcatcaaaactgACAATTATGTCGGTGGAAAatactttgccgatttgctcaAGGAGGTGTTGTCGGACCTCGAGGATAGCAAGTATCAGCACGCGGAGCCAAgattgtcgatttacggaaggAGCAAGAACGAATGGGACAACCTTGCGAAATGGGCGCTCACACATGATGTATGGAGCCCGAACGCTAGATGGCTCGTTCAGATTCCTCGACTCTA cgacgTCTATCGTGCAAAGAATATGGTAAAGAATTTTGACGATATGCTTGATAACCTGTTCACCCCGTTATTCGAAGTCACCAACGATCCATCGTCTCATCCAGAGCTTCATCTCTTCCTTcagcaaatttccggaattgattCAGTTGATGATGAGAGCAAGCATGAATTTGTTAAT TTCGATCGTTCAACACCTTGCCCACCAGAGTACACTGACTTGGAGAATCCACCATACAACTATTATCTCTTCTACATGTACCGCAACATTTGCGCCTTGAATGCATTCCGCCGTGCTCGTGGACTCAACACCTTTGCACTTCGTCCACATTGTGGAGAGGCTGGCCACGTTTCGCATCTGCTCACCGGATACCTGACCAGTGAAAGTATTGCTCACGGAATTCTTCTCCGCAAGGTGCCAGTTCTTCAGTATTTGTATTATTTGACGCAAATTGGAATCGCCATGTCACCACTGTCCAACAATTCGTTGTTCATCAGTTACCAGCGGAATCCTTTGCCAGAATATCTGCAAAAAGGACTGAATGTCTCTCTGTCCACTGATGATCCACTCCAGTTCCACTACACCAAGGAAGCATTGATGGAAGAATTCTCGATTGCTGCTCAAGTTTGGAAGCTCAGCTCATGTGATATGTGTGAGCTCGCGAGAAATAGTGTCATGCAGAGTGGATTTGAAGATAAG GTCAAAATTCACTGGCTCGGACCAAATTACAAAGAAGAAGGAGTTCTTGGCAACGATATCCACCGTACCAATGTTCCAGATATTCGTGTCAGCTTCCGTCACGAGGCTCTGGTTGATGAGCTTTACAACCTCTTCCGTGTACAAAATACTCTCAAACAGTAG
- the C34F11.8 gene encoding Glycine-rich protein (Partially confirmed by transcript evidence) produces the protein MIFLLIPVLLSAIIESAQASVLDDFRARKAFHNELCRAHPEMSTCDRPYSVRDYRDELEKERTEEPTDSGNFKASRRSDWVDDEIDEKDLEYYLWRKRRRQYLRTKAAAMLRERYRDRMDEERADSGPDYHYHYHEAPRYGYSRYGDGYGRYGPYSGYGNSYYPSYGGYSGYGGGYGGGYGGGYGYGGGLIGSLVNIGGGSGLGISTPIGGIGISHGWGIGIG, from the exons atgatatttCTACTAATACCTGTACTTTTATCAGCAATTATTGAAAGTGCACAAGCTTCTGTTCTAGATGATTTTCGTGCACGTAAAGCTTTTcaca atgagcTTTGCCGGGCGCACCCAGAAATGTCAACTTGCGATCGTCCTTATTCAGTGAGAGACTATAGAGATGAGCTGGAAAAGGAGAGAACTGAAGAGCCAACTGATAGCGGAAACTTCAAG GCGAGCCGCCGTTCTGATTGGGTAGATGATGAAATTGACGAGAAAGATCTAGAATACTATTTATGGAGAAAACGAAGGCGTCAATATTTAAGAACAAAAGCTGCCGCAAT GTTGCGGGAGAGATATCGTGATAGAATGGATGAAGAGAGAGCAGATAGTGGACCTGATTATCATTATCATTATCATGAAGCCCCTCGATATGGTTATAGTCGATACGGTGATGGGTACGGTAGATATGGACCATACAGTGGATATGGTAACTCTTATTATCCATCCTATGGTGGCTACAGTGGTTATGGTGGAGGCTATGGCGGAGGATACGGTGGAGGTTACG gTTATGGCGGTGGTCTAATCGGAAGTCTCGTGAATATTGGCGGTGGAAGCGGACTCGGAATCTCTACACCAATCGGCGGAATCGGAATCTCTCATGGATGGGGAATCGGAATTGGTTAA